A window of Theropithecus gelada isolate Dixy chromosome 14, Tgel_1.0, whole genome shotgun sequence contains these coding sequences:
- the C14H11orf42 gene encoding uncharacterized protein C11orf42 homolog, whose translation MLVGTPHLLTLDEADATWTLIKDKVIEEHFGPNAVAVPFLSDAVCYDLLGVLVKQSRPAHTRLALPGRQGRRALKPVGPLPSLLEQAGSEGAFAHCTREYSPNGQAEIAYEEMRMLDGQPCKIRLQMGGLRKKVAFLLLPPGQVSLQQTLSWLRSTHSIYVIYQVFSCSWLQLGLMPTAHEPQLLQLHRSLPVAFSCLKFSLQSKGVLGPQKPLTKDPLLHGANWVRPNLSIMPPLAPTSAPADTPEAADVPPPVPAPPTPPPQEGPEGKPTRFSYKGRNPFRRGPQILSENWLFSPRSPPPGAQGGGPRDPDGHSMSLPLLQGLSSEFDSDD comes from the exons CCCCCACCTGCTGACATTGGATGAAGCTGATGCCACCTGGACCCTCATCAAGGATAAG GTCATCGAGGAGCACTTTGGGCCCAATGCAGTAGCAGTCCCTTTCCTGTCAGATGCAGTCTGCTATGACCTACTGGGTGTGCTGGTAAAACAGTCCCGCCCAGCCCATACCCGCCTGGCTTTGCCAGGTCGGCAGGGTCGGAGGGCACTGAAACCAGTGGGGCCACTACCAAGCCTCCTGGAGCAGGCAGGATCTGAGGGTGCCTTCGCCCACTGCACTCGGGAATACTCACCAAATGGCCAAGCAGAGATAGCCTATGAAGAGATGCGAATGTTGGATGGGCAGCCATGCAAGATCCGCCTACAGATGGGTGGCCTGCGCAAGAAGGTTGCCTTCCTGTTGCTGCCACCAGGGCAGGTGAGCCTACAGCAGACTCTTTCCTGGCTCCGAAGCACCCACAGCATCTATGTCATCTACCAGGTCTTCTCTTGTTCCTGGCTGCAGCTGGGGCTGATGCCTACAGCCCATGAGCCCCAGCTCCTCCAGCTACATCGGTCATTACCTGTtgccttctcctgcctcaagttTTCACTGCAGTCCAAGGGCGTGCTGGGACCACAGAAGCCTCTGACTAAAGACCCATTGCTCCATGGGGCCAACTGGGTCAGAcccaacctcagcatcatgcCACCTCTGGCCCCCACATCAGCACCTGCTGATACACCTGAAGCTGCTGATGTGCCCCCACCTGTCCCAGCTCCACCTACACCACCTCCCCAGGAAGGGCCAGAGGGCAAACCCACCAGATTCTCCTACAAGGGCCGAAACCCCTTCCGGAGGGGGCCCCAGATACTGTCAG AGAACTGGCTCTTCAGCCCCCGCAGCCCTCCACCAGGAGCCCAGGGTGGGGGCCCCAGGGACCCCGACGGGCACTCCATGTCCCTGCCCCTGCTGCAGGGTCTATCCTCGGAGTTCGACAGCGACGACTGA